In Actinomycetes bacterium, the DNA window CAACGTTCGCACTCACCGTCAGCGCACCCGACCATTGGCAGGTCATTTCCAACTCGGTCACGCCAGCGCCAGCCGCGATCAGCGATAACACCGCACGGTGGCAGTTTGAGCCCACACCGGTGATGTCCACCTACATCACCGCCCTAGTCGCCGGGCCTTACCACGTGGTTCGTGACAACTATCAGGGCAAGGGCGGGGACTACCCGTTGGGAATCTTCTGCCGCAACAGCCTGGCCGAACATCTGGACAGCGACGAGATCCTCGATATCACCAAAAAGGGGTTCGCGTTGTTCGAGGAGGTCTTCGAGTTGCCCTACCCGTTCGGCAAATACGACCAACTCTTCGTTCCAGAGTTCAACGCTGGTGCCATGGAGAACGCGGGCTGCGTCACGTTCCGGGAGGACTACATTTTCCGCGGACGAGTCACCTACAGCGCCTACGAGCAGCGGGCCAACACCATCCTGCATGAGATGGCGCATATGTGGTTCGGCGATCTGGTCACGATGAAGTGGTGGGACGACCTGTGGTTGAACGAGTCATTCGCCGAGTGGGCGGCGACGTTCGCCTCAGTTCGAGCGACTCGGTTCACCGATGCTTGGAACAGTTTCGCCGTGCTGCGCAAAGCCTGGGCCTACCGGCAAGATCAGTTGCCGTCCACTCATCCGATCGCCGCAGACATGACCGACCTCGACGCGGTCAGAGTGAACTTCGACGGCATCACCTACGCCAAGGGCGCTAGCGCGCTCAAACAACTGGTGGCATGGGTCGGTGAAGAGGAATTCCTTGCTGGCGTGCGTGCCTATTTCGCCGAGTTCGCCTGGCGCAATACTGAACTGCACGACCTGCTGGGCCATCTGGAATCCACGAGTGGCCGGGACCTGAGCAAGTGGACGCAGGAATGGCTGCAAACCAGCGGCGTCAACCTGTTGCGACCGCAAGTGACTGTGGGACCTGATGGCTGCTTTACCGAAGTAGCGATCACCCAGGAGCCGCCGAGCACTCCGGCAGGCCTGCCTGCCACGCTGCGGCAACACCGGATCGGTATTGGGCTGTACTCGCTGGTAGACGGACAGCTGCGCCGCAGCAGATTCCTCGAGGTGGACGTTATTGGCGAACGTACTGAGATCTCCAAGCTGGTCGGGGAAACTCAACCGGACCTGCTGTTGATCAATGACGGCGACTACACCTTCGCCAAGATCCGCCTGGACGAGCGCTCACTGGTCACGGCTCGGCAGTGGATCGGCAAGATCGACAAGGCGCTGGCGCGCACCTTGATCTGGGGAGCGTCGTGGGATATGACCCGCGATGCTGAGATTCCCACCAGCCAATTCTTAGATCTACTGCATTCCGGCATCGTCAGTGAACCGGATGTCGTAGTGATCGAAACGCTGCTGCGGCAGGCCACGTCCGCCATCGAACAGTTTGCCGATCCCGAACAACGCGCCAACTACCGCAGCGATCTCGCGGAGTTGCTCTGGCAGGCGGCCCGCAACGCAGAGTACGGCAGCGATCATCAGCTGGCGTTCGTTCGCGGGTTCAGCGCACTCGCACGCACCGAGTCGCAACTGAAGCGCATCGCGGAGTTATTGCACGGCGAATACACACTGTCGGGACTCGCCATGGACGACGAGTTGCGCTGGCGGCTCATCATCACATTGGCGGCTGGCGGAGTTGCGGCTGACGAGTTGATCGCAGCGGAACTACAACGCGATGACACCGCGACCGGTCGCCGCCGGGCTGCCACCGCGAGTGCAGCGCGTCCCACCGCCGAAGCCAAAGCGACCGCCTGGCACCAGATGGTGTCGGACGACACTGTGCCTAATGCCATCCAAGAAGCGTTGATCGCTGGGTTCGTACAATCGGAACAGGAGCACCTCCTCGAGGAGTACGCGCAACGCTACTTCGCTGAAGCGGCGCAGGTCTGGCAGCAGCGCACCCCCGAAACTGCAGCAACGATCACTGCGATGCTGTATCCGCACTGGCAGGTCTCGGAAAAAACGGTCGCGGCAGCAGATTCGCTGCTCGCCCAAGACGATGTACATCCGGCGGCGCGGCGGCTCATCTCCGAGGGCCGCGACGGCACCCTACGAGCATTGCGCGCCCAAGCGCGGGATCGCGAATAGCCACACTGACCACCCACCGCACCCGCTAGGAGCGATGCCGAACTGCCGCTGCAATTCGCGTGGCCAGCGGATGATCGACAAGGTCTGCCAGCAGCACTGGCCCCCCGTTAGCGTCCCCTAGCGGGATGCTCCAGTTGGGATATTCCCGTTCCGTACCGGGCTGGTTTTGGATCCGACTGTCGCCAGTCAGATCGGGCAGGTTCACGCCCAGCAAGCGAGCGGGGCTAGCAGCCGCCAACTGATATAGCGCTACCACTTCGTCTGCCAAGGTGTCACCGTCGTGATACCAGCCGCGTTCCGCCAACATTCGACGCCAGGCCGCCAGTTCCTGCTCTTGATCCCGCCACTCGTCGTTGACGGACCTGGCCAGCAGGTTGAGTTCCGATCGCACTCTGATGTGTTCTCCGGCGATGTAGCCAGCGGTCGGGGGCAGGTCATGCACGGTCACGCTGAGCAGTTCGTCTTGCCGCCACTGTTCCGGCTGCTCAATGTGGTCACCGTCGCGTTCGAACCACAGCACCCCGACGCCCAGAATCCCGCGGTCCTGCATGTCATCACGAATCCAGTCGGCGACGGTGCCCAGATCCTCACCGATGAGCATGGCCCCCACGCGGCTGGCCTCCAGCATCAAGATGCCGACCATAGCTTCGTGGTCCATAGCCACGTAAGTGCCCTGGTAGGGCTTCATCCCTTCCGGGATCCACCACTGCCGGTATAGACCCAAGATGTGGTCGACGCGCAGACCACCTGCGTGCCGCAGCACCTCGCGGAGCATGTTGCGGTACGGGATGTATGCGGCTTCGGCGAGGGCATCTGGATTCCATGGTGGCTGCGCCCAGGTCTGCCCCAGTTGGTTGTACATGTCCGGGGGCGCCCCCACGGCCACGTCTCCAACGAGTCGGTCACGCAGCGACCAGGAATCCGCGCCTTCACTGTGCACCCCGACCGCCAGATCGTGCATGATGCCGATGGACATCCCCGCGGACCTGGCAGCAGCCTGGGTGCTGGCGAACTGTTGATCCAGTTGCCACTGCAGCCAGGAGTAGAAGATCACCCGGTCTTCCAACTCGGCGAACTGGGCGGTGACATCAGCTGAACGCACCCGCTGCAACGACTCTGGCCACTCGTGCCAGTCCGGCCCGTGTACTTCACTCAACGCGCACCACAGCGCGAAGTCCTGCAGCCCGACACCGCCGCGTCGGATGTATGCCTGGAACTCAGCGTTCCGCTCCACGGATGTC includes these proteins:
- the pepN gene encoding aminopeptidase N, whose protein sequence is MNTANITRAEAAERSREIAVESYQVELDLTTGDETFRSTTIVRFSATTDSTWLDLIAPNLIEVTLNDQQVPVTDFDGHRIQLSGLTQTNIVRVVADCAYMNTGEGLHRFVDPVDDEVYLYTQFETADARRMYACFEQPDLKATFALTVSAPDHWQVISNSVTPAPAAISDNTARWQFEPTPVMSTYITALVAGPYHVVRDNYQGKGGDYPLGIFCRNSLAEHLDSDEILDITKKGFALFEEVFELPYPFGKYDQLFVPEFNAGAMENAGCVTFREDYIFRGRVTYSAYEQRANTILHEMAHMWFGDLVTMKWWDDLWLNESFAEWAATFASVRATRFTDAWNSFAVLRKAWAYRQDQLPSTHPIAADMTDLDAVRVNFDGITYAKGASALKQLVAWVGEEEFLAGVRAYFAEFAWRNTELHDLLGHLESTSGRDLSKWTQEWLQTSGVNLLRPQVTVGPDGCFTEVAITQEPPSTPAGLPATLRQHRIGIGLYSLVDGQLRRSRFLEVDVIGERTEISKLVGETQPDLLLINDGDYTFAKIRLDERSLVTARQWIGKIDKALARTLIWGASWDMTRDAEIPTSQFLDLLHSGIVSEPDVVVIETLLRQATSAIEQFADPEQRANYRSDLAELLWQAARNAEYGSDHQLAFVRGFSALARTESQLKRIAELLHGEYTLSGLAMDDELRWRLIITLAAGGVAADELIAAELQRDDTATGRRRAATASAARPTAEAKATAWHQMVSDDTVPNAIQEALIAGFVQSEQEHLLEEYAQRYFAEAAQVWQQRTPETAATITAMLYPHWQVSEKTVAAADSLLAQDDVHPAARRLISEGRDGTLRALRAQARDRE
- the malQ gene encoding 4-alpha-glucanotransferase, with the translated sequence MTDIVEGDLATLAEMYGISLEYIDQAGERKIIDSETVVAVLAALGVPVDTPADISHAIHERELRDWRRALPPVFVHRQSRTGRVWVHIPQGESVQLVVVSETEQEFPLAQLEVDAAMREVDGQQITEMIFELPAGLPTGWHELRAIVASGTTESPLVVVPDRMPEVDREWGAMAQLYSLRSSDSWGMGDLADLKELAEVTGREWGAGFVLVNPMHAPGVVDPVEPSPYLPATRRFASPLYLRVQQIPEYQGLAPADQRRVDALFEKVRPLNDSADLLDRDQLWEVKKAALEIVWQAKTSVERNAEFQAYIRRGGVGLQDFALWCALSEVHGPDWHEWPESLQRVRSADVTAQFAELEDRVIFYSWLQWQLDQQFASTQAAARSAGMSIGIMHDLAVGVHSEGADSWSLRDRLVGDVAVGAPPDMYNQLGQTWAQPPWNPDALAEAAYIPYRNMLREVLRHAGGLRVDHILGLYRQWWIPEGMKPYQGTYVAMDHEAMVGILMLEASRVGAMLIGEDLGTVADWIRDDMQDRGILGVGVLWFERDGDHIEQPEQWRQDELLSVTVHDLPPTAGYIAGEHIRVRSELNLLARSVNDEWRDQEQELAAWRRMLAERGWYHDGDTLADEVVALYQLAAASPARLLGVNLPDLTGDSRIQNQPGTEREYPNWSIPLGDANGGPVLLADLVDHPLATRIAAAVRHRS